Proteins from a genomic interval of Neisseria arctica:
- the mrdA gene encoding penicillin-binding protein 2, whose product MKTPRQYPLSNQDQNISKRDYILRLLVALGLIIVCFAILTARFVYLQIIKHDEFAARATTNRISLIPTPPIRGEVVDINGVVLAHNYPAYSLELVPSNLEGKIDDTIEALRSYVDISEADLRRFRKFRAEFRSYEKIPLKLKLTPDEAGRLAAQLYRFKGVEINARTFREYPYGQLTAHFLGYIGRISDRDQKKLDEESLTALYRGSTHIGKSGLESYYERQLHGFPGYQEVEKDAYGNVVRILKTVPAKTGQTLRLAMDIRLQQEADRLMNGRRGAMVAIDPQTGGVLAFISKPSFDPNLFIDGIDTETWKSLNEDWQRPLINRVTQGLYPPGSTFKPFMGMALLESGKITQNTVIPAPGAWSIPGSRHLFRDSVRSGHGSANLSKAIQVSSDTFFYRLGYEMGIDKTAPYLAEFGLGEQTGIDLPNEYRGVLPTREWKAQRFAKSKNPAAREWKASEMVSISIGQGYNTYTPLQMAHATASLANNGVVYRPHMVKELLDHERRQITLIDPKPTRSIPFSRSNFEYVKQSMVKVLRPGGTAWSIGSGLQYSMGGKTGTAQVVQIKQGQTYNAAALAEQHRDHAWFISFAPVENPKIAVAVILENGGWGASAAPLARQLSDFYLLKLKGGKDNNLPPATGGKQTVENPLLTVDEPPKKNISSPFQKAFEAAHENISGVSQ is encoded by the coding sequence ATGAAAACGCCACGCCAATATCCGCTTTCCAATCAGGATCAAAATATCAGCAAGCGTGATTACATTCTACGCTTGCTGGTAGCACTTGGCCTGATTATCGTATGTTTCGCTATCCTTACCGCACGCTTTGTTTACCTGCAAATCATCAAGCATGATGAATTTGCAGCCCGAGCTACCACTAACCGAATTTCATTAATCCCGACCCCACCTATACGCGGCGAAGTCGTTGATATCAACGGTGTGGTTTTAGCCCATAACTACCCGGCTTATTCGCTTGAGTTGGTTCCCAGCAATTTGGAAGGCAAAATCGACGATACTATCGAAGCCTTGCGCAGCTATGTAGATATTAGCGAAGCAGACTTACGCCGCTTTCGGAAATTCCGTGCGGAATTCCGCTCCTACGAAAAAATCCCTCTCAAACTTAAACTCACTCCTGATGAAGCCGGGCGTTTGGCGGCACAGCTTTATCGCTTTAAAGGGGTAGAAATCAACGCCCGAACTTTTCGTGAATACCCTTACGGCCAGCTAACGGCGCATTTTCTCGGTTATATCGGCCGCATCAGTGATAGAGATCAAAAAAAGCTGGATGAGGAGTCTCTTACCGCTTTATATCGCGGTAGCACCCACATTGGCAAATCAGGGTTGGAAAGTTATTACGAACGCCAACTGCATGGATTTCCCGGCTACCAAGAAGTAGAAAAAGATGCTTACGGTAATGTAGTGCGTATCTTAAAAACCGTGCCGGCAAAAACAGGACAGACACTGCGTTTGGCTATGGATATCCGTCTCCAACAAGAAGCGGATCGTTTAATGAACGGCCGCCGCGGTGCGATGGTGGCGATTGATCCGCAAACCGGCGGGGTACTGGCTTTTATATCCAAACCCTCGTTCGACCCCAATCTGTTTATCGACGGCATTGATACGGAAACATGGAAAAGTCTGAATGAAGATTGGCAGCGCCCTTTAATTAATCGGGTAACACAAGGCCTTTATCCTCCGGGCTCAACCTTCAAACCGTTTATGGGTATGGCTTTGCTTGAAAGTGGAAAAATTACCCAAAATACAGTTATTCCGGCTCCCGGCGCATGGAGCATACCCGGCTCACGCCACCTATTCCGTGATTCGGTACGCAGCGGACACGGCTCGGCAAATCTCAGCAAAGCCATTCAGGTATCTTCGGATACTTTTTTCTATCGCTTAGGCTATGAAATGGGGATTGATAAAACCGCCCCCTACCTGGCTGAATTTGGCCTCGGTGAACAAACCGGTATCGATTTGCCCAATGAATACCGCGGTGTCCTACCTACTCGAGAGTGGAAAGCACAACGCTTTGCCAAATCGAAAAACCCCGCAGCCCGTGAATGGAAAGCCTCCGAAATGGTGTCTATCAGTATCGGCCAAGGTTATAACACTTACACTCCTCTGCAAATGGCCCATGCGACAGCCTCCTTAGCCAATAACGGTGTGGTTTACCGCCCGCACATGGTCAAAGAGCTGCTGGATCACGAACGCCGCCAAATTACGCTGATAGACCCCAAGCCTACGCGCTCTATTCCTTTTAGCCGAAGCAATTTCGAGTATGTCAAACAAAGTATGGTCAAGGTATTACGTCCCGGCGGTACTGCATGGAGCATCGGCAGCGGACTGCAATACAGTATGGGCGGAAAAACCGGTACGGCTCAAGTCGTACAAATCAAGCAAGGGCAAACCTATAATGCCGCTGCTTTGGCCGAACAACACCGCGACCATGCTTGGTTCATTTCTTTCGCTCCGGTAGAAAACCCCAAAATCGCCGTGGCTGTTATTTTGGAAAACGGCGGTTGGGGTGCAAGTGCCGCCCCTCTTGCACGGCAGCTTTCCGACTTTTATCTGTTGAAACTAAAAGGCGGCAAAGATAACAATCTGCCCCCTGCTACGGGTGGCAAACAAACTGTCGAAAACCCTTTATTAACAGTCGATGAGCCGCCGAAAAAAAATATTTCATCGCCTTTTCAAAAGGCATTTGAAGCCGCACACGAAAATATTTCGGGAGTTTCTCAGTGA